The genomic window tcctagtcttttaattatgaattatttagaaagtttagaattaacagaagaatctgattattatagattaactgctttattagataatgaaaaacaggctgttctaaaaacagaactaaatctcaaatcaaatgaaaattttaataaacaaagtcttttaaaagaagtttttaatagaaaaaatataatatactatatggaaaaattcaacttgaagcccctataaaaataaaatctgccaatggagaacttgaaatagctttgataaatgatgaagaattgagtaaacagattgagaaaattaaggatcaacaaaaaagatctaaaattggatggattcatattagtaccatacaagtcttaatcaaatctacatatatgaaaggaattaattcgccaataagtttagcaatctgtgacaaaagaattactgatgacccaatagatcaaataattggaattgttcatggaaatttgattatgctttaacaaatagccatcatagtataatatttaaaaacagagaaagaatttatgtcgatgaattatttcagaaaattgtaaaaacagaaataccaaaatataaagctattgaaaactcagttctattattaaaagaactATCAGGAAAAttggtttcatcaaattttcaaataagagaatctaaaattaatagccctttaagtttatctacgttaaagattaaagaagaaaattctgaaataaaagaattaacaaaaaaggtcgaaaaattaaatgaaaccctaaatactaaattatgacaataaataaagaagaaatatatgtaacttatcaagataagaaacaagagctctttaaaagagaaaatcgtttgaattatttgcagttttctgaaataaatcaaagagcatttgaagctctaaaaatagtctatgacaagttaaaaagagaagttgaagagctagaaaaattaatggaatctctagaaaatagtgatgaagcgatgatagaatttgcagaaattctaaaataaataatgaagcatataaagattgaaagaccagaaaataaaataaaaagaaaaaggacgaaaaaattaaaaagtaaaataaaggagtataaaagggaattaaataattttcagatcaaaattgatgaccttataataaaaaggatagaaataagaataaatataaataagttggagttaaacttaaaaaatttataaatgcctcgaaaaccatattatgatttaaaagaattaaagctgttgaaagaaaaaatggagaatgaagttgaaaaattaaaaagatatttagaaacaacagaaagtgtagaaataaaagaagttttgaagatttgagaaattatattaaagaaaaagacaaacagataaaagactttatatacaataatctatgcaaaaaagaatattataaactaaaacaagatttaaaaactataaaaatgaaatcagaattataaataatGGTAATAGTAGAAAtggtaaaatttttaaaaataaaataaaaatgaaatcagaattataaatactGGTAATAGTAGAAAtggtaaaatttttaaaaataaaatttgatatcagagccaagttaacgattaagggtaacactttttctttaagcaacacttttaatgacacgcttttaaatcaataaacaattaaataaaaacaaaaatcggTAAATATGTACCAAACTATATCTGTACGCTAGATGGACCCATGTATATTTTGTATTAAGTTGAGACACAAATTTTTTATGTTAGAcacaatttttttattcatttttacctttaatgttttgtaaattctccaaaTGTACCCTCCTTCTTCCAAccgtttctttttctctttctctctcaccaATATGCTGTCTTTTGCTGATTTCCCATGACAAcaactctctctctccctccttctcCCGTATCTAAGTCATTCACTCACGGTATTTTCTATTTCATCTTCTTGTAAATTTAGTCTCTCCTTAGAAAAGAAGACATTACCACCATCATTTCTTTAAAAAAGACATAGTCTATtttataactattttttttttctttttttttataataatttatatttaaattgttGAAAATATTAGCAGTGATAGCGCcaatcttaaaaaaaataataataaattaaagtgGGAATAGTAAATATGGTATTACTGTAATGTTGACGATGGAAAAAGaagaataatattaatattttaatataattataatttgtgtattatattatatattatttactaaataaaataaaataaattgtatAATGTTATACCtatgtttatttatgtatttgtgtatatctttttgtttttttctacCCATCATCACTGGAATGCCAAGGCACACTGATTGGTTCTAAGTTTGTATGGAATTAATCAGCAGTAATTAGTGGATTTATAGAAAAGTTTAGAGATGGTAGTATTTAAATACGGATGATGACAAGTATAATATGTAAttaaaaagaaacagaaaaaaatcTAAAGAAATATCCCTGTAATCTTTCATTTTAAATTTCTTTCTACAAACAGAAATATGTAATTAAACAACGAGGAAACTCTGTTTGACTTTTGAAGTCACAAACATTAGATTCTTCCTTGTAACAATTGTTTGTCCTTCTTGGggcttttaatattttaatttgaacaTGATGNNNNNNNNTAGTGAAGTcaagtcaaaaataaaaaattaaattaaaagaaaagaaaaagaaaagagagagaagctCGGAGGCGAGTTCCCAGTTTCAAGTTTCAACAAGAAAGCAAGGGGAGTTGATAGCGGTTTGGTCGCTGTTTATTCAAAACGTAGCAACAGCGACGAAACTGgattctgattcttcttctcaGCTTCCAAGTCGTGCTTCTTTCTTCGTCCCTCGTCAAATCCATGGCTTCCTCGATGAAGATCGTTTTCGGACTTCTCACATTTGTCACCATCGGAATGATTATAGGTAATAAGATGCGAGCATGTGCTGTGATCTTCTTCTTGTGCTACTTTTTCTTTCGTTTGGTGATTCCATTTTCACCTTCTTACAGAATTCAGCTGCTTCCATTTCCATCTCATTCATGTTCTTTTCTGTACTGGAAATTTCAGGTGCTCTTTCTCAGTTGGCGTTCATTCGGAAATTGGAAGATTCATATGGTATAATCTTGCGTTCTTTAGTGTTCTTCTGTGAAATCGCTTTAATTTTAGTCATGATTACGATTATGATTACAATTTCATATGTGTGtttgattgttattgttattgttattatatatgCTATGCATTGTTGTAGTGTTGTTTGTTAGTGTTAGTCTAACCTGATGACTATAGGCACTCAGGGTATTCCATTTAGAAGATTGCGTGGCTTTGACACCGATAGTCATCTTCAATTGCCCAGAGGTCTTGTTTACTTTTATCCCTGTTCATTGTCTATTCTTTTCCCCCTcaattattcatttatttttgcATTCACATGTTCAGGTCTTCCACATTGGGGCAACGACAAAGAAGCAGAGATCTTACGACTTGGTTATGTATGTCTGTTGCATTCTGAGTGCTTGATCCCTTTTATGATGTATGATATATTATATCAGCGTATGCAAGTATTAGGAATGTCTAACTATCTTATTCTTTATTCGAGCCTTGATGCTGGTCCTCTTTATTCGAGCCTTTAACGAGCGTATTTATCTGAGCATTGTCTCTGTTTACTTAGCTTTTAACTATcttattctttctttttgatAGTATCTGTTTGCTATTTAGTATCCTTCTTTTGATTGGGAGAGCAGAGACTTGACTTGCATGCTTATAGATAATTATGTTTGTATGATCGTCAATTCTTGATGCAGGTCAAACCTGAAGTGCTTAGCTGGTCTCCAAGAATTATTTTGCTGCACAACTTCCTAAGCATGGAGGTATGAGATTTGTAAGAAATTTAGAGTGAAACCTGTTATCACTGTATCATTGACTAGGATTATTAGGATATTATACAGATTAGACTAAGGAGTCAATTTAAAGTTTCAGACATCTATTTGAGGGTTAAAGTTTCCTCATTAGATGCCAGCCTGCTAGCGTGAAGTAGGACTTGCTATTTAGCCACAGATAAGATCTTCCTATCCCAACAGAAAAGGATCTATAGCTATATACTAATCTTGGGCATTTGATGGTACTTTTAAAAAATCCAGCTGCTGAGTGAAGCCCTTTTCGGTTGATGTTTAGACGTGTctgaatttaaataattttatatttacagGAATGTGATTATCTCAGGGGTGTAGCACTTCCTCGCCTGCATATTTCAACAGTGGTGGATACAAAAACAGGAAAGGTACATTGAGAGTTGATTTCTTCTGGGTTGGGCTCACTGGGTTCCTGATAACAGAACCTGGATGCTTGTGGTTctattcgattttttttttttaaaaatggttTTATATATCTGGTGCTATATCATCCTCAAATATGTGACATGAAACTGTATAGCCGATGTTATACAAATCGCTTTTCACATCAACTTTCATGAAGGGAAACAACTACATTCAGATGCTTTTTTCTCTACATAAAATGGATTAAAACAGAAGGAAATCCATATGAGAAAAATTTAAACATGTATTAGTTTGTTGCTCATTTGATCAAAATATCTAATATCTAATAATTGAATAATGTTGTACTGTGAATTTtggaatatatttatttaatttcttcATGAAATATGGTGAATACCTTTCACAGGGAATCAAGAGTGATGTCAGAACAAGCTCTGGTATGTTTTTAAGTCCTGAGGAGAGAAAATATCCCATGGTTCATGTAAGTTTTGAAGATCATTTTCCTTCTCAAATCGTCTTGCTTTTGTCATTAAACCACCGACTGCACCAGCTGATTCAACCATGAAATTTTAACAGTTTTCCTGGTCTGATACGCACAAGCATAGACCAGCTGGTTCACTTAGAACACTTTTTGAGtggttattacttattagtgAGTTGCTCAGTCTTTTAAACATCGTGTCCCACCTATGGTCCTTAGGTTTCACGCCTAGGATTCTGTTACATCACAGTCAAGAAGCTCTCTTTTTTCATAAAATCTGACCATCTAATAAAGATGTGAACCATTGCATCTGTTAAATGTAAACTTAACCTACAAGCATTAGCAATTGAGAATTGAGATTCTACAATTACTAATCTCATAATGAAGTTTAAATTAGAAAACGTAATTAAACAAAGGCCAAAACCAGTAAATGTAGAACTGGAGAAGAGGTACACAACATATTTTATTGGTGAGGATTGATTGTGTATACTTTGCTAAGCATGTTCACCTTGCTCAATTAGGCAATTGAAAAAAGGATTTCCATCTATTCTCAAATACCAATTGAAAATGGAGAGCTTATACAAATTCTGAGGTAAGGAGATGTCccttttttgttaatattttttaagAATAGAGAATGGTGCTGCTAGTATAAGGCTAACATCTGCAGCAGCACAGGTATGAGAAGAATCAATATTACAAACCCCATCATGACTATTTTTCTGATGCTGTAAGTTATATTATTCtctctaatattttatttatctattttagtaAGCATGAGAATTACCTCGAAGTCTCTTAAACTAAACCATTTGCAATCCTCGTGCCTTAATTTTTGAGGCAGTTCAACTTGAAGCGTGGTGGGCAGCGAATAGCTACGATGCTTATGTATTTAAGTGACAATGTTGAGGGAGGAGAGACATATTTCCCAATGGTTagtttcttgttttctgaatttGTCATGTAACATATTCCATTAGCTGCTGTAGTTGTAGTTCTGACTTCTGAAGCATATCAATGGTCTGAAACTAAAACAAGAATTGGGTGACAGGCTGTAAGGATTAAGGAACCTGGtattcatggaggataatggactAGAAATAacatacagaaaaaaaaaagtcttGAATTAACACACTGAtgatgacaagaaatagtaattGGGAATGGCAGTTCAAGAGGCCATATCTTGCCTGTAGCTCTTTGAGATGCCATACTCTCCTAGTTCTAATTCGTCTCCAAATTCTGAGATTTACCCATCAGTATCCCTCCCATTAGAGCCTATACATGGCTCTTCCCTAACAAGTTACAATATTCTCTCTTCTTTGCCTAGTTGGAATTAATTACAAAACTCACCCAGCCTAAAGTTCACTTAATTACAATTAAGTGCACCAGTTCATAATTGATTGGGTTCCTTACACAGGCTGATGCAGGAGATGTACCATTTTGTTTTTTCTGGTTAATCTTATATGTTAAACTTTAAGTGGAGGAATATGTTAATATTAATATTCTAGTATTTACTATCTATTCTGTGTGCTAAGATTTCAATCTAGTTGATCTTTATGACTGTACTGAAGGCTACTATTCATAATACGCGCACTGCATGGATTTCAGGCTGGTTCAGGTGAATGTAGCTGTGGTGGGAAAACTGTCAAAGGGCTATCTGTGAAAGCAATCAAAGGAAATGCTGTGCTCTTTTGGAGTATGGTTAGTATGATTTTATTTAATTAGCTAGTTGAAGTAATCATtcatgaaaattttgaaataagagaAGCTATTTTATTAAATTCTTAACTGTTGTTCATTGGTCTAAACTTCCTCTGAACTACTAGTAGTAATATGTTATTAGGATGTTCCTTTTAAGCATGAGGGATTAAAGTGTTGTTAAACTAACTCCCAACAAATGAAAAATGGTTCCTGTCAAATACATTTGGAACATGAAATTTTCCAAATATCTCATTGTCTCATGTAAGACAATATGTGAATTTGTTCAAGGCTACACATTAATCATTCTTAGATCTAGAGagtctttttttaaatatttttcctCATTCTTGTAGTTCAatgccgaccccacttagtgggacaaggctttgttgttgttattcttgTAGTTCAATGTACTTTCGTCCCTTTTCTTTTATCTACTACAGAAAAATTTTCACAATGACAGATAAAAATGAACAAAGTGAATATATTTGTTGTAACTTGTAAGCATGCCACTGGCATTTCATCAAAAGGGCTTCCCCACTACCTCTTGTCAGAAAAGAATGTCAATGTACATAATTTCGAATATGCAGAGCTGTAATTGTTTCTTGATTTCCTGTGCGGCTGTATTCTCAGGGACTAGATGGAAAGTCAGATCCGGATAGTGTGCATGGAGGATGTGAGGTACTCTCTGGAGAGAAGTGGTCAGCTACAAAGTGGATGAGGCAGTCATCTCACAATTAATTCATCTCCTGCAGCGGAATGATCAACTCCCTCACAAATACAAAACCCAAATTGTAACTCGGGGACTTTACCCATCATATTTGTCCTTCGGGAAAATGGTGATAACAAATAATAGTTCGTAGTATAGATATTCAATAGTTTAAAATCTAATCAATAAAGGGATGATTTATCTCTGCGATTTTATCTCTTTTGCAACTTTAGAAGTTTTTAGGGTACATTTGTTTTGggtttctattttctgtttttaggattttgtgaagaaaaaaaaataaaattctacttttgttttccctttttttttaataaaattctaaaaataaaaaatattaaaaaatgaaaaatcaaagcAACCGCAACCTTAGTTATCCCTAAAGAAGGCTAAGATAGAACTCCGGTGAGAATTCGATGTAATCAGTAATGAACACGACAAGCAACATTATTCTGTTTCCTCATCATTGATTTCAACCTCTTTCATTTTCACGTTAATCTTGTCATGTTTATTTTCAATACGAGCAtcatttactttttaatttttttttcaacactAGCACTCTATTTCTATATTAGGACTCTTAAAATGAAGCTTAGAAGACTATGGTTTGATTTCTATAGTACTAACATGCAAATACTAAGCAATAGTTTAACAAAATACCGGGAAGTGCATCATCTATCACATTCCTTAACATGGCAAGGCGTAAATGTACAAATAATGAGCCATGTATAACTAGTGAGACATGGTAACATTTGCCGATATAATATGCTTGGGTGTGAGGATATATAACTTGAATTTCATTTTAAagtgttaaaaataaaataacagtagACTGTCATCTAATCAAACCCCATGAAAGTCATTTAGAGATATAGGAATTTCACCAAGAtacttagaaaaaaaataaaaacaagtagAGAGGGATGATATGTTATTCATCGGGAAGAGGTTGTGCTGGTTTTCCTTTTAAGCGGACAGCCGACTGGAGTGGACCATAGAGACAGATACGCAGATGTCCCTGGATCATCCCCtgataaaaatagttcttgaatAAGTCCCAGAATTCATCTCTGCGCATGTAACATTAAGCCATGAACAAATCCATTAGCTTCTAGAGATTAAGGTTTGTGATGTACCAGATGACAAGGATGAATAATTAAAGCAAAAAATGAGAGCCAAACCTGACTTGTGGAAGAGTTAACAGAGAGTAGCCTTTTACATCTGGATGTATATCGAGAAGAAGCACTTGTAGCCGCGAAAGGCTTAACGCCTCAGTGTCAATGAGcttctttatcctgaaattgaaGGGAGAACAATACACAATTCATCTCAATGACTGACCAGTGAATACAAGTAAAACAATGTCAGGGAGAGTAATCAGATGTTCAACCTGCTTGGTGTGCCACTAGCAATGTTAACACGGTTATTCAACACTGAAACCTGCAGTAACCTTAAAAAGGTGAGCATCAACCGAATAGGGTTGGAGAGTTGGAGGGAGCGAGGGAGCATACCTGTTCTTCTAGTTTCATGTGCTTTGAGAACAACTTTGCAGCATGGCATTCCTTTGTGAAAGAGCGGAAACCCCTGCGCAAAATaataatttagggtttagggtttaagaatTTCAAAGTATGAAAGGTAAGGGAAAAAGCAGTGACCTTAAAAGATGAAGGGATCTTAAAGCAGATGAAGCTACGATAAGGATTGCAGGGCTTCCGGGAAGGACATTGCCGGGGACAAGGTCAGGTTCACAAAGGACCTGTTTCCATGATGCTCCGAAAGCTGCTTTTATATTATTCCCCAAGATTTTGACATCGGAATCGGAATCGGAATCGGAAACAGAGGAATGAGGTAGCGTCAAAATGGAAGAGTCTTTGAGGGAATCCAGCTCCAGAGAAGAAAGCTTTACACCCTTCGCCGACTGAAACTCATCCACAAAGAATCGCAGCTGCTCCGATGCTGATGCTGATGCTGAGTTCTTCTTGCTCTTTACTCCTtctacttttcctttttcttttcgttttcgtTTTCGTTGCTGTTCATTCTGAGTAGCCTCCTTCCCGCTCCCCATTCCTTACTTCCTTCTTCTGAGTAGCTTCTGCAAACGACGGACACGGCCACAAGCACAATAACAATCTAGCCCGGGTCGGATCGGAATCATTGTATGATATTCGGGTTTCTAAGCCCAGGCCAGCCCGTTACTGCTTATATCAACATCTATTCCTCTTTTCCTTAAGCCCAATACTACGCAGTTACATCTACTTCATGATTTGATTATGCACTGTGCAAATCTTAGAAAATAGTTAAAATAACCTTACTCCATTTATTTTTTTCACTTTGTTATGACTTTATTCAAATTAAAAGTAAACAATTATTTAAAAGTGAAAACTCATGTGCATCGATTttgttacggatccgacccacggatCCCGCATACCCGATTACCCGAGGACAACCCGCTTCGACCCGAAGGCCCAAAAACCGGCCCTTCTAAGCCTCTAACCAACTTTCGAACCCAAATATCtctcttatcttagccaaataagataagataagatattcaccatcgcctataaataagaggacccaggtccctccaggtattcattcattcattcttcatacctcatacctctcagatccattctgacttgagcgtcggagtgtctttgcaggtaccaccccccatcgcTCCAGTCAAGCAATCCGGTTCCAGCCTTGCCCGCGGATCCCCGATCCATCCTTCaaaccgtaccagagacatctcgtacattggcgccgtctgtggggaccctGCGCCAGCTGGGCCCGATGGGGGACGTCCTAGAGGAAACCCCCTCAAGCCAGGATGACTCTCAACCGATTAACCCAACCCCCGAACACCGCGAAGTCACAAACCAAGCGAGAATAGCGAGTACCGTCCAAAACGCGAACGATCATGACGTCACGGACCGACGACATCCTGAGAAAGCCAGCGACAAAATAGCGCAGATCATCCAGGATCTCTGCCTCCGGGTTCAGGAACTCGAAGGCAAGATAACCAATAAAGGAAAACACAACAACGAGCACGGAAGCCATGCAACCTCCAGATCAAGATCTCGCCACGGTAGATCGCCAACCCAACGACACGACAGAAGAGACGGTCGCAGCTCATCACGCGATCACAGACACGAGAAATCGCCAGAACGGCGATACAACAAGAAACATAACCGCAGCGCTTCTCGAGATCCGAGTTATCGACACTACTCAGACGAAGATCGGAGGGACCGAAACACCAAACGCACGATAAATGACCATATAATAATGGGAGCTACACCCTTCACAGAAAGAATCCTAAGAGCAAAACTTCCCAAAGGCTTCGACAAACCTACCGATATGAAGTACGATGGAACTAAGGATCCCCAAGAACATCTAACGGCTtttgaggccagaatgaacctagaaggagcggccgacgcggtccgatgcagagccttcccgATAACCCTCGCCGGGCCagcgatcaaatggttcaacgccctcccgaaCGGATCCATAGCCAGCTTCCACGATATTAcacgaaagttcatggcccagttcactactaggatcactaaagccaaacaccccatcagcttactAAGGGTCATGcaaaaacaagaagaatccacaagaaaatacctcgaccgcttcaacgacgaatgcctaacggtcgacggactcacggattccgtcgcaagcctCTGCCTGACCAATGGGCTAatgaacgaagattttcgcaaacacctcaccaccagaccggtatggaccatgcatgagatccagaacgtcgccaaagactacatcaacgacgaagaagtcagccaggtcgtcgTCGCCAACAAGCGGCAGCACGGCAACACCCAGCGCGGCAATTCGGCTTCTCACCAAAACCCAACACTCAAAGAGAATCAACGGGACCACCCCAGGCCGACTAGCCGACCACCGAGAATAGgcaaattctctaattacacGCCCCTGACAGCACTAATTACCaagatataccaccaaatagcagatcgaggcatcattccgaaagcccgacaactcaaagaaaggacaggaggcaacaaaaccctctactgcgaataccaccgaggttacggtcacagaacacaagattgtttcgaccttaaagacgcccttgaacaagccatacgagacggcaaactcacagaatttgccaaaatcatcagagaaccgagACGCGCGGAGAGAGACAGGTCGTCAGAGAGAGAAGGACGTAACCCGAGAACCCAAAAGCAACCCCCCAGGGAAAGCCCAGAGGAAGATCCGACCAtcatagtaaacgtcatcacAGGCAAGGACGTATCAAGTAAGTCAAAACTAACAATGAAGAAAGACCTCAAGGTAATGGCTGTAAGGAACCAAGTCCCAATCTCCGCGGCCGACAATACGATAACGTTCTTACCAGAGGACTGCCAACACGGCACCTCAGCCGAGGACGCCCCTTTCGTCATCTCAGCTAGAATCGGGACAGGACTCGTACGAAGGATACTGGTAGACACcggggcagactcaaacatccTTTTTCGAGGAGCCTTCGATAAACTCGGACTCCACAACgacaacctccaaacacaccgccacggcgtcacgggactcggagacaacttcctcaaaccaGATGGCTCAATCACACTTCCCATCACCATAGGAACGAGCAGCCAGAAGAAGACAATCCTATCTGAATTCGtagtcctaaaagactccacagCCTATAACGTGATCCTCGGAAGGAAAATAATCAATGACTTCTCCGcagtcatctttaccaaatacctccttatGAAATTCAGAACCGACGACGGTACCGAGAAGTCGCAGccgaatgcgacaacaccagcctagccctAAGGAAGA from Arachis ipaensis cultivar K30076 chromosome B09, Araip1.1, whole genome shotgun sequence includes these protein-coding regions:
- the LOC107618094 gene encoding prolyl 4-hydroxylase 1; translation: MASSMKIVFGLLTFVTIGMIIGALSQLAFIRKLEDSYGTQGIPFRRLRGFDTDSHLQLPRGLPHWGNDKEAEILRLGYVKPEVLSWSPRIILLHNFLSMEECDYLRGVALPRLHISTVVDTKTGKGIKSDVRTSSGMFLSPEERKYPMVHAIEKRISIYSQIPIENGELIQILRYEKNQYYKPHHDYFSDAFNLKRGGQRIATMLMYLSDNVEGGETYFPMAGSGECSCGGKTVKGLSVKAIKGNAVLFWSMGLDGKSDPDSVHGGCEVLSGEKWSATKWMRQSSHN
- the LOC107618095 gene encoding protein CMS1 isoform X1, encoding MGSGKEATQNEQQRKRKRKEKGKVEGVKSKKNSASASASEQLRFFVDEFQSAKGVKLSSLELDSLKDSSILTLPHSSVSDSDSDSDVKILGNNIKAAFGASWKQVLCEPDLVPGNVLPGSPAILIVASSALRSLHLLRGFRSFTKECHAAKLFSKHMKLEEQVSVLNNRVNIASGTPSRIKKLIDTEALSLSRLQVLLLDIHPDVKGYSLLTLPQVRDEFWDLFKNYFYQGMIQGHLRICLYGPLQSAVRLKGKPAQPLPDE
- the LOC107618095 gene encoding protein CMS1 isoform X2, whose amino-acid sequence is MGSGKEATQNEQQRKRKRKEKGKVEGVKSKKNSASASASEQLRFFVDEFQSAKGVKLSSLELDSLKDSSILTLPHSSVSDSDSDSDVKILGNNIKAAFGASWKQVLCEPDLVPGNVLPGSPAILIVASSALRSLHLLRGFRSFTKECHAAKLFSKHMKLEEQVSVLNNRVNIASGTPSRIKKLIDTEALSLSRLQVLLLDIHPDVKGYSLLTLPQVRG